A window of Thermus caldifontis contains these coding sequences:
- a CDS encoding DUF6282 family protein, with the protein MTPSDWARALVKGSYDLHVHVEPDLLPRKTNDLHLARGFLALGLKGFVLKSHYVPTGERAAVIRQVVPGVEVIGAVVLNHSVGGLNPLAVEVAARSGARFVWLPTVDAANELREVSRLPYEGRPQWARLQDELRSAGLLPPPIEVLDASGRVKPEVRAICRVVAKHGMVLATGHLSRGEILKVVEVALEEGVRKLVITHPDYPTQDLPLADQKFLAAQGVFLERCLAPSWTGKVPWDKLFTTIRNVGVEQSFLSTDLGQPKNPPVEDGLALFADRLREAGFSDEEIKHMAVTVPTYLARGGEA; encoded by the coding sequence ATGACGCCAAGCGATTGGGCGCGGGCTTTGGTGAAGGGTAGCTATGACTTGCACGTGCATGTGGAGCCGGATCTGCTTCCGAGGAAGACGAACGATCTCCACCTTGCCCGAGGGTTTTTGGCCTTGGGGCTCAAGGGTTTTGTTCTCAAGTCTCACTACGTGCCCACGGGTGAGCGAGCAGCGGTTATTCGCCAGGTTGTGCCAGGGGTGGAGGTTATTGGGGCCGTGGTTCTCAACCATAGCGTGGGGGGGCTTAATCCCCTGGCGGTGGAGGTGGCTGCCCGTTCAGGAGCCAGGTTCGTTTGGTTACCCACAGTGGATGCCGCAAACGAGTTGCGTGAGGTATCACGGCTGCCGTATGAGGGCCGTCCCCAGTGGGCTAGACTTCAGGACGAGTTGCGCAGTGCCGGCCTACTTCCTCCGCCCATTGAAGTGTTGGATGCTTCAGGGCGAGTAAAACCTGAGGTGAGGGCTATTTGTCGTGTGGTTGCTAAGCACGGCATGGTCTTGGCTACAGGCCATCTTTCAAGAGGGGAGATCTTGAAGGTTGTGGAGGTTGCGCTCGAGGAGGGGGTTCGCAAGTTGGTGATCACACATCCCGACTATCCTACGCAGGACCTACCCCTGGCGGACCAGAAGTTTTTGGCGGCACAGGGGGTATTCCTAGAACGTTGTCTGGCCCCTTCCTGGACAGGAAAGGTACCTTGGGATAAGCTCTTTACCACCATCCGCAATGTAGGAGTGGAACAGAGCTTCCTCTCAACGGACTTGGGTCAGCCGAAAAACCCTCCGGTGGAAGATGGCCTGGCGCTCTTTGCGGATAGGCTTCGAGAGGCGGGTTTCAGCGATGAGGAAATCAAGCACATGGCGGTAACCGTTCCCACCTATTTGGCCAGGGGAGGAGAAGCATGA
- a CDS encoding GntR family transcriptional regulator, with amino-acid sequence MPTVERPTEAQQAYQQIREAILRGELLPGQRLVEKDLAERYNLGRAAIRSALTRLQQEGLVDSEAYRGAWVRVVSVEEALEILEARMVLESLAARYAAQKAGPRDVARLNEILELMRIKLQEGDLLGISELNSLLHQTLLGISGHKTVQRLVEALRAQVVRHQFRTILVPGRSQRSLEEHQRIVEAVAAHDAEGAEKAMRVHLEGVIAALQQASRGVDV; translated from the coding sequence ATGCCCACCGTAGAGAGACCTACAGAGGCGCAGCAGGCCTATCAGCAGATCCGCGAGGCTATCCTCCGGGGCGAGTTGCTCCCCGGGCAGCGACTGGTGGAAAAGGATCTGGCCGAAAGGTATAACCTGGGCCGGGCTGCCATTCGCAGTGCTTTAACAAGGTTACAGCAGGAAGGTTTGGTGGACAGTGAGGCGTATCGCGGAGCCTGGGTGCGTGTTGTGAGTGTGGAAGAAGCGCTGGAGATCCTCGAGGCCCGTATGGTTTTAGAGAGCCTAGCGGCAAGATATGCAGCCCAGAAGGCTGGGCCCAGGGACGTTGCCCGGCTTAACGAGATCCTGGAACTCATGAGGATCAAACTCCAGGAGGGGGATCTTCTAGGCATTTCTGAACTTAACTCCTTGCTTCATCAAACCCTGTTGGGGATTTCGGGTCACAAAACTGTTCAGCGCCTGGTAGAAGCCCTGCGTGCCCAGGTGGTGCGCCACCAGTTCCGCACCATCCTGGTTCCGGGACGTTCACAGAGGTCATTGGAGGAGCACCAAAGAATTGTAGAGGCCGTGGCGGCACACGATGCTGAAGGAGCTGAGAAAGCCATGCGGGTTCACTTGGAGGGGGTCATTGCTGCCTTGCAACAGGCTAGTAGGGGGGTGGATGTATGA